From the genome of Pedosphaera parvula Ellin514, one region includes:
- a CDS encoding topoisomerase IV subunit A yields MAQYDSSHIAKMTFKEGVRKRPGMYFGLNGPAAIPYMLRYIINGVLDTTPDTFTGPIRITINSGTIITDCPSLSAPLFPPAELEQWFKLGSDMKPYHQSYASFVAAASDLFTLESCDGTQRARYEDHDDAPITRILSPATSPPFLRITFRPFAPVFGTITTAELCKISGMLRDFSLLQAGLATSNRADLLQHEIHHYYQDGLINFLFEADYLHHPHPPSHPDPLSFKATENKMTVEGHLRFTNGYTHQVRTWVNRQSTESGTHLEGLGLALSGIFPNPSRDFRDMAINTNFANYRNKTKVIVPHAMIAALHLRLPEPHFSGATRYNLSNPEARDFVHRAAAATLKQQWQALDR; encoded by the coding sequence ATGGCTCAATACGACAGCAGCCACATCGCAAAAATGACATTTAAGGAAGGCGTCCGTAAACGCCCCGGCATGTATTTCGGCCTTAACGGCCCCGCAGCCATCCCTTACATGTTGCGTTATATTATCAACGGCGTTCTCGACACCACACCAGATACCTTCACTGGGCCGATTCGCATCACCATTAACTCCGGCACCATCATCACGGATTGCCCCAGTCTGAGCGCACCCCTCTTTCCACCCGCGGAACTGGAGCAATGGTTTAAACTCGGAAGCGATATGAAGCCTTACCATCAATCATATGCTTCCTTTGTAGCCGCAGCCTCCGACCTCTTCACCCTCGAAAGCTGCGACGGCACCCAACGAGCCCGCTACGAAGATCACGACGATGCTCCTATCACAAGAATCCTTTCCCCCGCCACCAGCCCACCCTTTCTGCGCATAACCTTCCGTCCATTCGCGCCAGTTTTCGGCACCATCACCACCGCAGAACTCTGTAAAATCTCCGGCATGCTGCGCGATTTCAGCCTACTCCAGGCTGGCCTCGCCACCTCCAACCGAGCCGACCTCCTCCAACACGAAATTCACCACTACTATCAGGATGGACTCATCAACTTTCTCTTTGAAGCAGATTACCTCCATCATCCCCATCCTCCATCACACCCCGACCCCCTTAGCTTCAAAGCCACCGAAAACAAAATGACCGTCGAAGGCCATCTCCGCTTCACCAATGGCTACACGCATCAAGTCCGCACTTGGGTAAATCGTCAATCGACCGAAAGCGGCACACACCTGGAAGGCTTGGGCCTCGCTCTCTCCGGGATTTTCCCCAATCCATCGCGCGATTTCCGCGACATGGCAATCAATACGAATTTTGCGAATTATCGCAACAAGACCAAAGTCATCGTCCCCCACGCTATGATCGCCGCTCTCCACCTACGTCTGCCCGAACCTCACTTTTCCGGTGCCACGAGATACAACCTCAGCAACCCCGAAGCCCGCGACTTCGTCCACCGCGCCGCCGCCGCTACCCTCAAACAACAATGGCAAGCCCTCGACCGCTAA
- a CDS encoding TetR/AcrR family transcriptional regulator has protein sequence MPRSQKQFSELRDRSRQKILASALELFAEQGFGSTQVSAIARKAGVAAGLLYNYFDGKEDLLKTIVRSAQDDVSALVDEILEKPETRDLETFADSALLSMQSHQKNWRVLMRVMLQPEARKVARGAEGGFEKHLARAVKSLRPKTGGKPGFTDKEITEILHSIIIVYIITENIKLARRLIALLATRR, from the coding sequence ATGCCGAGATCCCAAAAACAATTTAGCGAACTGCGTGACCGCAGCCGACAGAAGATTCTGGCGTCCGCCCTGGAGCTCTTTGCAGAACAAGGGTTTGGATCGACCCAGGTTTCGGCGATAGCCCGCAAAGCGGGCGTTGCCGCCGGCCTGCTCTACAATTATTTCGACGGAAAGGAGGACCTGTTGAAAACCATTGTTCGGAGCGCGCAGGACGATGTCTCTGCACTCGTCGATGAAATTTTGGAAAAGCCCGAAACACGCGACCTGGAAACTTTCGCCGATTCGGCCCTCTTGTCGATGCAGAGCCATCAAAAAAACTGGCGTGTGCTCATGCGGGTGATGCTGCAACCGGAAGCCCGAAAGGTGGCCCGGGGAGCAGAAGGCGGGTTCGAAAAGCACCTGGCACGCGCGGTCAAAAGTCTAAGACCCAAAACAGGAGGCAAACCAGGATTCACCGATAAGGAAATCACCGAAATCCTCCATTCAATCATCATCGTTTACATCATAACCGAGAACATCAAACTGGCGCGCCGGCTCATCGCTTTGTTGGCCACCCGGCGATAA
- a CDS encoding peroxiredoxin-like family protein has translation MKPVSKLTPGMTVPPFQVKTLHGKLVPVPNSLTRFVHLQFRRFAGCPLCNTHLRSFVKRAQELEQAGIHEIIFFHSSPALLNKYEHDIPFDLVADPDKKFYRQFGVETSAKALFHPAIIKALFKSLKTEKIAFPKVENGRLGLPADILIDSNGQIIASKYGLHAYDHWEVSELLELANNRAPIGKSSQTTGSNQNSTCCKAHD, from the coding sequence ATGAAACCTGTGTCTAAACTGACTCCCGGCATGACCGTGCCACCCTTTCAAGTCAAGACCCTCCACGGAAAATTGGTTCCAGTCCCCAATTCTTTAACTCGCTTCGTCCATCTGCAATTCCGGCGCTTCGCCGGCTGTCCCCTCTGCAACACCCACCTCCGCTCCTTTGTAAAGCGCGCCCAGGAACTCGAACAGGCCGGCATCCATGAGATCATATTTTTCCATTCCTCTCCCGCGCTGTTAAATAAATACGAACACGACATTCCATTCGATCTCGTTGCTGATCCTGATAAGAAATTTTACCGTCAATTCGGCGTGGAAACCTCCGCCAAGGCCCTCTTCCATCCCGCAATAATAAAAGCCCTCTTCAAAAGTTTAAAAACCGAGAAGATCGCCTTTCCCAAGGTCGAGAATGGTCGCCTGGGCTTGCCCGCAGACATTTTGATCGACAGCAACGGCCAAATCATCGCCAGCAAGTATGGCCTTCACGCCTACGACCATTGGGAGGTGAGCGAACTGCTTGAGCTGGCAAACAACAGAGCTCCCATTGGCAAATCAAGCCAGACCACAGGCAGCAACCAAAACTCCACCTGCTGCAAAGCTCACGATTGA
- a CDS encoding AAA family ATPase — protein sequence MEMILFIGIQATGKSSFYREHFYYTHMRINLDMLKTRTREQLLVKACLESKTKFVVDNTNLTREERARYITQAKQAGFTVIGYFFQSHVADALQRNGQRTGDQRVPDKAIHGASGRLELPSRNEGYDQLYFVRLNVDNTFTAEEWKE from the coding sequence ATGGAAATGATCCTTTTCATCGGCATCCAAGCCACCGGCAAATCGAGCTTCTACCGCGAGCACTTCTATTACACCCACATGCGCATCAATCTCGACATGCTCAAAACCCGCACCCGCGAGCAACTCCTCGTAAAGGCCTGCCTCGAAAGCAAAACCAAATTCGTCGTCGACAACACCAATCTCACCCGTGAGGAACGCGCCCGCTACATCACGCAAGCCAAACAAGCCGGCTTCACCGTGATCGGCTACTTCTTCCAATCCCACGTCGCCGATGCCTTGCAACGCAACGGCCAACGCACCGGTGATCAACGCGTTCCTGACAAAGCCATCCATGGGGCCAGCGGCCGACTCGAACTCCCCTCGCGCAATGAAGGCTACGATCAACTTTACTTCGTCCGGCTAAACGTCGATAACACCTTCACCGCTGAAGAGTGGAAGGAATAA
- a CDS encoding immunoglobulin domain-containing protein: protein MQTRIPLNSGIITLALSLTFASAVRADFSPITITSGSYNQDVVVEKTATVPLVPGGYTTASMDGGTNNNGDAWYEMGYCTNAPTTGIPTAGSTITSESAANHQFKFAPSYTANDAILIDSTTPYTNATFTFTSPAPYAGLSLLTSGGNGGCTFKYTVHHQDGSTEIGNTNSADWFFVSGQAFTANGRINAQSFSYDNTNSLNPRLYAKDIVLANTTSPVTSVDLAFVSSSAGAHTCFMAISGATTLAGNYNPINVTGYNADIVVEASAPQPTGSLTNAGVTTATMDNGTLNTGDTWFEKGYVPQALSAGLPAAGGTVTNAVAADHRYTFPPSYVGNDAIYTTFSNSTANITFASPASYSALSFLTSAGHGPVTNALTIQHADGSSENNTLVSPDWFSASPIAFNAQGRVNVSNKTVDNVNNGFPRLFAIDISLANTVSPVTNIVVTYQGTNTSPVAVVFAVSGAAGAVAPIYAIQPPSYKVFPGSNLVFSASVSGTAPITYQWQKGTNGVYVNLSNGGNVAGATTDTLTLSNVGYPDRADYRLVASNVAGTVNSNPGTLTVLSLLSNIVLPGDTITGFGLNYPSAENPTKVIDGTTDKYLNFGANNGSPFLGPVGVVVTPSQGRSIVTSLRFYAANDTTARDPANYTLEGSVDGSTYTLISSNVITMPDARNTVGGAALDPLNQSLVEADFANTNGYTSYKLSVYNVKNLAGANSMQVGEVEFLGVLDLTGFPSIANGLNSLTAYQGSSANFSVTASGNPAPTFQWQKQSGSGFLNLSDNANVFGSQTTSLTLNSVDFSDAIGYRVIAANTLGSITSSVATLRVISTLTDVTAIGDPIIELGDQSAGFWGTASNADNAIDAYGNKYVNGGSGFSAPAGFAPFSGPVGLIVTPSIGTTLVSGLRIYTADGNVERDPADYTLEGSNDGNSFTVISSGALALPADRNSTLPIDPTISAMQEILFANSHVYSSYRITFQHTKDDSTAAALQFGELELLGVQAQAPPTVSVGAGGTPGTLVISSSQPGTLLSATNLLSSGTIWASEGPINGSVIVTPAAGTPKKFYRVSVP from the coding sequence ATGCAAACTCGTATACCCCTAAACTCAGGAATAATAACGTTGGCATTGTCGTTGACCTTTGCCAGCGCCGTGCGGGCAGACTTTTCGCCCATAACAATCACCAGCGGCAGCTACAATCAGGATGTGGTTGTGGAGAAGACCGCCACTGTGCCTTTGGTGCCTGGTGGCTACACGACCGCCTCCATGGATGGTGGCACTAATAATAACGGCGATGCCTGGTATGAAATGGGATATTGTACCAATGCTCCGACCACTGGTATACCGACCGCAGGTTCCACGATCACAAGTGAATCAGCCGCAAATCACCAATTTAAGTTTGCGCCGAGTTACACGGCAAACGATGCGATACTCATAGATTCGACCACTCCTTATACCAACGCCACTTTCACCTTTACCAGTCCGGCTCCCTATGCAGGTCTGTCGTTACTTACGAGCGGTGGCAATGGTGGTTGCACATTCAAATACACTGTTCATCACCAGGATGGGTCGACCGAAATCGGAAACACCAACTCTGCTGACTGGTTCTTCGTTTCGGGCCAGGCTTTTACGGCCAATGGTCGTATCAATGCGCAGTCATTTTCTTATGACAACACGAACAGCTTGAATCCAAGACTTTATGCGAAGGATATTGTACTCGCCAACACAACCAGCCCCGTGACGAGTGTGGATCTCGCGTTTGTGAGCAGTTCCGCTGGCGCACATACCTGTTTCATGGCCATTAGCGGTGCCACGACTCTTGCCGGAAATTATAATCCCATTAACGTGACGGGTTATAATGCCGATATTGTAGTGGAAGCAAGCGCCCCTCAGCCGACTGGATCGCTCACGAATGCCGGTGTGACAACGGCCACTATGGACAATGGTACTCTGAATACCGGAGACACCTGGTTCGAGAAGGGTTATGTTCCTCAAGCTTTATCGGCCGGATTGCCGGCTGCTGGCGGGACCGTAACCAATGCGGTTGCCGCGGATCATCGTTACACTTTTCCGCCGAGCTATGTGGGCAACGATGCAATCTATACGACTTTTAGCAACTCCACGGCCAACATTACTTTTGCTTCACCAGCGAGCTACTCGGCGTTGTCCTTCCTGACGTCAGCGGGTCATGGACCGGTGACCAACGCCTTGACGATTCAACATGCGGATGGATCTTCCGAAAATAACACCCTTGTCTCGCCAGATTGGTTTTCCGCTTCGCCCATTGCATTCAATGCTCAAGGCCGGGTAAATGTGAGCAACAAGACGGTGGACAATGTGAACAACGGCTTTCCAAGGCTATTCGCCATCGACATTTCGCTGGCTAACACGGTGAGCCCGGTGACCAATATTGTGGTTACTTATCAAGGCACGAATACGAGCCCTGTTGCCGTCGTTTTCGCCGTCAGCGGCGCGGCCGGAGCTGTAGCCCCCATCTATGCAATTCAGCCGCCGTCTTACAAAGTATTCCCAGGGTCGAACCTCGTGTTCTCCGCTTCCGTATCGGGAACTGCGCCGATCACTTATCAATGGCAGAAGGGAACCAACGGGGTCTATGTAAACCTGAGCAATGGTGGAAATGTGGCGGGCGCAACCACCGACACTTTGACCCTCAGTAATGTTGGCTATCCCGATCGCGCTGATTACCGGCTGGTGGCGAGCAATGTGGCTGGTACGGTCAACAGCAATCCAGGAACTCTGACGGTTCTCTCGCTGCTCTCCAATATTGTCCTGCCTGGGGATACCATCACCGGTTTCGGGCTTAATTATCCCTCAGCGGAAAATCCCACCAAAGTGATTGACGGAACCACCGACAAGTATTTGAACTTTGGCGCCAACAATGGAAGTCCGTTCCTGGGGCCGGTGGGTGTGGTTGTAACGCCTTCCCAAGGCCGCTCCATCGTAACGTCGTTGCGGTTTTATGCAGCGAACGATACGACCGCACGCGATCCTGCAAATTACACGCTGGAAGGTTCGGTGGATGGATCGACCTACACGCTCATTTCATCCAATGTGATTACCATGCCTGACGCCCGCAATACTGTCGGAGGTGCTGCTTTGGATCCATTGAATCAATCCTTGGTGGAAGCGGACTTTGCCAATACGAACGGGTACACCAGCTACAAATTGTCGGTCTACAACGTGAAGAACCTTGCAGGCGCCAACAGTATGCAGGTTGGCGAAGTAGAGTTCCTCGGCGTTTTGGACCTCACCGGGTTCCCTTCCATCGCCAACGGGCTCAACTCGCTCACTGCTTACCAGGGTTCGTCCGCGAACTTCAGCGTCACTGCCAGCGGCAACCCGGCGCCAACCTTCCAGTGGCAGAAGCAGTCCGGGAGCGGCTTCCTGAACCTGTCAGACAATGCCAATGTCTTCGGTTCGCAGACAACTTCGCTCACCCTGAACAGTGTGGACTTCAGCGATGCGATCGGTTACCGGGTGATCGCCGCCAACACTCTCGGATCAATAACCAGCAGTGTGGCGACGTTGAGGGTGATCAGCACCTTGACTGACGTTACGGCCATAGGTGACCCAATCATTGAGTTGGGTGACCAGTCAGCCGGCTTCTGGGGTACTGCGAGCAACGCAGACAATGCCATTGATGCATATGGCAACAAATACGTGAATGGCGGAAGCGGGTTCAGTGCTCCGGCAGGATTTGCTCCGTTCAGCGGCCCGGTTGGTTTGATAGTTACCCCGTCAATCGGAACCACGCTGGTAAGCGGTCTCCGCATTTACACGGCTGACGGCAATGTCGAACGCGATCCGGCAGATTACACGCTTGAAGGCTCGAATGATGGCAACAGTTTCACGGTCATCTCCTCAGGGGCGTTGGCGCTTCCTGCAGATCGAAATTCGACGTTGCCAATCGACCCAACGATATCGGCCATGCAGGAAATTTTGTTCGCGAACAGCCATGTTTATTCCAGCTACCGAATCACCTTCCAGCACACGAAGGATGATTCAACGGCGGCTGCTCTGCAGTTTGGTGAGTTGGAACTGCTGGGCGTGCAGGCGCAGGCCCCGCCAACAGTATCAGTCGGTGCGGGTGGCACTCCTGGCACGCTGGTCATTTCTTCGAGCCAGCCCGGCACTCTGTTGTCTGCGACCAACCTGCTCAGTAGCGGCACCATCTGGGCGAGTGAAGGTCCTATCAACGGCAGTGTGATAGTCACACCTGCTGCAGGAACACCGAAGAAGTTCTATCGCGTGTCGGTTCCGTAA
- a CDS encoding WGR domain-containing protein — protein sequence MKNFLQYAEAVSKGDERSARRVLENLNPLTRKTLAPEPKRDAVMAALAEGLRKRGYAVDVNVGQSKFRCDLAVRNQAEELHQLGVMVDTEGHYANSNLLDRYLMQPSILRAFGWRFALVLTKDWYQDPEDVMNRLERVLKGEAEEKEVELPLEPAPVTQAEVKAQSNTAPASVGVGARKSESAASPKAQPGASTNRTRRFEFVGGGSQKFWEITLSGNSFTVRFGKIGTDGQSQSKNFADEVRARGEMESLIAEKLKKGYVER from the coding sequence GTGAAGAATTTCCTGCAGTATGCGGAAGCGGTGTCCAAAGGCGACGAGCGAAGTGCGCGACGGGTGTTGGAGAATCTGAATCCACTGACCCGAAAAACGCTGGCACCGGAGCCGAAGCGGGATGCGGTGATGGCAGCCCTGGCGGAGGGATTGCGCAAACGAGGATATGCGGTGGATGTGAATGTGGGGCAATCAAAGTTTAGATGTGACCTGGCCGTGCGCAACCAGGCGGAGGAGTTGCATCAGCTCGGTGTCATGGTGGACACCGAGGGGCATTATGCGAATTCGAATTTGTTGGATCGCTATTTGATGCAGCCGTCCATCTTGCGCGCGTTTGGATGGCGGTTTGCACTGGTGTTGACCAAGGATTGGTACCAGGACCCGGAGGATGTGATGAACCGTTTGGAGCGGGTATTGAAAGGCGAGGCAGAAGAGAAGGAAGTGGAACTGCCGCTTGAGCCGGCGCCGGTTACTCAGGCGGAAGTGAAGGCGCAGTCAAATACAGCGCCGGCAAGCGTGGGGGTGGGAGCAAGGAAATCGGAGTCCGCAGCATCGCCAAAGGCACAACCCGGCGCTTCGACCAACAGGACGCGGCGTTTTGAATTTGTGGGTGGCGGTTCGCAGAAATTTTGGGAGATAACCTTGAGTGGTAATTCCTTCACCGTGCGGTTTGGAAAGATCGGCACCGACGGGCAATCGCAGAGCAAGAACTTTGCAGATGAAGTCCGCGCGCGGGGCGAGATGGAGTCGCTTATTGCCGAGAAGTTGAAGAAGGGCTATGTGGAGCGCTGA